The genomic interval TGCTTCTCAGGCTCTACAAGATGACCTGCGAGATATTTCTTCTTGTTCTTAGGCACCAGACGATAGCGTGAGATGAATGACTCATGTTGAGCCTTTGTCTGGTCATCGCTGAACTGACGGAACGAGTTAGTGAAATAGCCCACACGCTCATCCCAAAGACGCTTTCTCATTGGCTCTTTTGGCAACAACACCATCGACGTGTTGAATCCCATAGTCATAGAACCCGTCTTGGAAGCAGCAGAAGCTCCTGCTGAAGAGCTATAGGTGCGAGTTGTCACCACTTCGATATTTGTGGGGAATACCTTCAGGGTGTCAATATAAGTACGGTCGCTCTGTAACGAGCTGATTTTCAGCGTAGTCTTGGCACCTGACGCAAAACTCATGAGGTTATTATCCTTGTTGAAAAGACCTGTAACCTCAATAAGCTTTACATTCTTCTTCTCACATCCAGACACCATCTTGAAAGCCATGATAATAGGGTCAATAGTGGATTTCTCAAGTGTACGCGAGATGTTGTCCTTGTCGTTGGCAAGATAGCTCAACAGATACTGGCGCATGAGAATGGTTGTCTCGTCGCGCTTCTCAAAATAGATGGTGCTGTGGGTTACCTCTTCGCCAGCAAACTGTCCAAAACCCTGAGGAACGGAAGTAAAACGCGTGACGCAAAGAATGAGGCGTCCAAACATGGAGTCTGGCACCTCGAAGTAGTATTTATCCTCAATATGACGAACGGTGAACAGACCCTCTCTACAGGTTCCGCCTTTCTTCATCAGCTTGTCATAGTCAGTCTCCTTCTCTTCTTTCTTGCCTTCCTTACCATCGTCAGAACCCTTCTTAGCCCTGCGTTTGTCTTTTTTGCCCTCCTCGTTCTTGAGAGTATCAGACTTTATGGTGTCAGTCTTAAGGGTGTCGGCCTTCAGATAGAGCACAGAGTGTCTTGACTGAGCTGCAAGGGTAAGCATCAGACACGAAAGAGTGATAATGATTTTCTTCATGTGAAATTATTGTCAGGTAGTATTATTTCAGTTTCACGTTACTGGTATTATAGGCCAATGCGGCTCCGATGGCTGTACAGAACTCTGAATACTTAGGAATGTGGAAACGCACATTATAGAGTTTCTCAAGCGGAGGGAAAATGTCTTTGCATTGTGGCAGAAGGGTAAGATTGCCTATGAGCACCATATCGCGACAGCCTGTTCCCTGAGCTGCTAATACTGAAGCAGAGCCAATGGTCTGGAGCACCATTCCTATGATGCCAGCTGCCACATCTTCCTTACTCGTATCGCTCTTAGCACGAGCAAAGATGCTGGCAGTAGCCTCCATTGGAAGTCCTGGAAGAGGCTGGGCAGAGATGTCACCAATAAGAAGGTTTACATTCTTAAGATTACCCTGCAAGGCTAATTCTGAAATCTGGTTTATATCACTAGTACCCAGACAGATACGCGACAGTCCTTGCAGAGTGCCGCCACCTATGCCGATACCTCCAACATGACTCATCTCGTTGCCCTTACACATAACAAACGACGTTCCTGTTCCCATTGAGATGACTATAGCATGATCGATGTTTGACTCATAGCGTGCGCCAAGAGCATCGGCAATAAACTCGTCGCATCGGCTGGTAGCCACTCCATAGACATCGTTCTTCACATAGCCTGCTCCAACGCCTGTCAGCATTACGTGTTCAACCTCTGACAGAGCGATGTTGTTGTCATAGAGATATTTTCCAAAGGCACCATAAAGCGACGTCACAGGGTCAGCAGCAGTTATGCGTATAGGAGCCGTAGGCTTTCCGTCACGCAGTCCGACAATCTTTGTGGTCGATATGCCCACATCAATTCCAATTATTATTCCCATTATTTCAGTAATTTGTTTTCGTGATAAAAATTGTTTGTTAAAAAGAGATCTACCTAAACGCAAAGAGCGTTCTTACCAAACGCTGAGAGTATTCTTACCAAACGCTAAGAGTGTTCTTACCAAACGCTAAGAGTGTTCTTACCAAACGCTAAGAGAGAAAAGCTCAATTATATAGAGACACTCTCAATGCGAAGGCGAAGCGTTCCTGCTGGAACTTTCACTTCCACTTCATCGCCAGCTTTCTTGCCAAGCAGAGCCTCAGCAATGGGCGACTTAACAGAAATCTTTCCCTCTCGCAGATTAGCCTCATGGGGACTTGCTATCGTATAGGTCATGCGACTGTTGTTTGCAAGATTAGTCATCTCTACCCTACTGAGCAACTGTATACAGTCAGTATGAACTCTCGACATGTCAAGCACGCGAGCATTCTCCAGCACCCTCTGCATAAAACGTATTCTGCCCAGAATGCGGCCTTGCTCACGCTTGGCAGCATGATACTCAAAGTTCTCGCTGAGGTCGCCCTTATCGCGAGCCTCGGAAATGGCATCCTTCACCTGAGGCAGATCGACGGTCTCTAATTGACGCAATTCAGCCACGAGTTTGTCGTAGCCTTCTTGAGACATATATTCCATATATATAATAATGTGTTGTTATTCAGCGTGCAAATTTAGTGAAAAATGCGAAGAATATGCTAATTTTACATTACGAATTAAAGTTTTTAGTGTAATAATTGCACAAATTTAAAAAATTATGCCTACTTTTGTAACCATTATAGATTTTGATGAAACATTTTAAACGAATTAGACTTTATGCTTAGAATTGCAGTACAATCGAAAGGACGTCTGTTTGATGACACGATGAACCTTTTGTCAGAGTCAGACATAAAAGTAGGAGCTTCAAAACGCACACTTCTTGTCAGCGCCCAGAATTTCCCATTGGAAGTGCTATATCTAAGAGACGATGACATTCCACAAAGCGTAGCAACAGGCGTGGCAGATATAGGCATCGTTGGCGAGAACGAGTTTGTGGAGCGTGGTGCTGAAGCAGAGATCATCAGACGACTGGGATTCTCGAAGTGCCGCCTGTCGCTCGCCATTCCCAAGGCAGAGAACTACACAGGCCTTTCATGGTTCAATGGAAAGAAGATTGCCACAAGCTATCCTGTCATTCTGAAGAAGTTCCTTGCTGACAACAATCTTAATGCAGAGATTCACGTAATAACAGGTTCAGTAGAGATTAGCCCAGGCATTGGTCTTGCTGATGCCATCTTCGATATCGTTAGTTCTGGCTCTACCCTCGTAAGCAACAACCTCAGCGAGGTGGAGGTAGTGATGAAGAGCGAGGCTCTGCTCATAGGTTATCCTGGCATGTCAGAAGAGAAGCGACAGATTCTTGACGAGATGCTGTTCCGTTTCGAGGCTGTTAGACAGGCTGAGGACAAAAAATATGTACGCATGAATGCACCTAAGGATCGTCTGGAGGAAATCATCGACGTGCTTCCTGGACTGAAGAGCCCCACAGTAATTCCCTTGGCTGACAACAACTGGTGCTCAGTTCACACCGTTCTCGACGAAAAGCGCTTCTGGGAGATTATTGGCAAGCTGAAAGAGCTTGGAGCACAGGGCATTCTCGTAACCCCGATAGAAAAGATGATTCTTTAACGGACACGTCAGTCCCACTTCATAACATAGCATCTATATTTAGAAATGAATGTCATAAAATATCCAGGAAGAGAAGACTGGGCATCTCTCACATCAAGACCACATCTCGACGTATCGCAGTTGAACTCTGTTGTGTCAGGCGTTCTTGATGACGTAAGAGCCAATGGCGACAAAGCAGTAAAAGCCTACGAACTGAAGTTTGACCACGCACAGCTGGACTCGCTCCAGGTAAGCGAGAAAGAGATGAAGGAAGCTCGCAAACTAGTAAGCAAGGATCTGGAAGAAGCCATCAGGCTGGCCCACTATAATATTCGTCTCTTCCACCGTTCACAGCGTTTTAACTCCAAAAAGGTTGAGACAGGCCCTGGAGTGAAATGCTGGCAGAAAAGCGTTGCGATAGAGCGCGTAGGACTATATATACCTGGAGGCACAGCCCCCCTGTTCTCTACTGTACTGATGCTTGCCACTCCTGCCAAGATAGCCGGCTGTAAAGAGATTGTGCTCTGCACTCCTCCAAACAGCGAAGGAAAGGTTAATCCTGCCATTCTGCTCGCAGCAAAGACTGCTGGCGTGAGCAAGATATTCAAGGTGGGTGGCGTTCAGGCTATTGGCGCTATGGCATTCGGAACAGAGTCAATACCAAAGGTGTTCAAGATTTTTGGCCCTGGCAATCAGTATGTTATGGCAGCAAAGCAGCAGGTAAGCCTGCACGACGTGGCTATTGACATGCCTGCTGGTCCGAGTGAGGTATGCGTCATTGCCGACGAGAGTGCAAACGTAGAGTTTGTTGCTGCCGACTTACTGTCACAGGCAGAGCACGGAGCCGACTCGCAGGTACTTCTCATCACAACCTCAGAGAAGCTCGTTGACGATGTTCAGCGCGAGATAGAAAAGCAGCTGGAGAATTTGCCAAGAAAAGAGATTGCAAAGAAGGCTCTCGAAAACAGCCGCCTTGTTCTTGTAAGAGACAAGCAGGAAGCAATAGACTTGTCAAACATGTATGCGCCTGAACATCTCATTCTGCAGACCTCTGACTATGCAGAGTTGGCAAACAAGGTGATAAATGCAGGCAGCGTGTTCCTTGGCAAATATGCTTGCGAGAGTGCAGGCGACTATGCCAGCGGAACCAACCACACGCTTCCTACTCACGGATGGGCAACGACATATAGCGGAGTAAATCTTGACAGCTTCTGCAGAAAGATAACTTTCCAGCATCTCACAGAGACTGGAGTGCGCCACATAGGTCACGCTGTAGAGCTGATGGCTGAAGCTGAAATGCTCGATGCACACAAAAACGCTATGACAGTAAGACTCAATTCGCTAAAATAAGAGTATGAAACCACTTGAACAACTAGTACGTCCCAACATATTGTCGCTTGCTCCATATAGTAGTGCCCGTAATGAATATTCAGGCAAGAAGGCGCACGTCTTTCTGGATGCAAACGAGAACCCTTACAACTCTCCTCTGAATCGCTATCCAGATCCTCTTCAGTTAGAGCTGAAAGAGCTGATTAGCGAAGTGAAGGGAGTAAAGGCAGAAAACATATTCCTTGGCAACGGAAGTGACGAGGCCATCGACCTGCCCTACAGATGCTTCTGTCGTCCAGGCAAAGACAACGTTGTAGCAATAGAGCCCACATACGGCATGTATAAGGTTTGTGCTGACATCAACGATGTGGAGTATCGTCCTGTTCTGCTCGACGAGAACTTCCAGTTCCATGCTGACGAACTTCTCGCTGCATGCGATGACAACACTAAACTCATCTGGCTCTGCTCGCCTAACAACCCAACAGGCAATAATCTCAACATTGAGGAGATACTGAAAGTCATCAACAAGTTCGAGGGAATAGTCATTGTTGATGAGGCTTACAGCGACTTCTCACGACAGAAGTCACTCAGAAGCGAGCTGGCGAAATATCCTAACCTTATAGTGCTCAACACCATGAGTAAGGCGTGGGGCTCTGCAGCAATACGTCTGGGAATGGCATTCGCTTCAAAGGAAATAATTGAGCTGTTCAACAAGGTGAAATATCCCTACAACGTGAACCTGCTTACGCAGGAGGCTGCGATGAAGATTCTCGACAACAGGGAAGACGTCAGCAAATGGGTATCCATGCTACTTCAAGAGCGCGCCCAGCTGATGGAAGCCTTCAAGCAACTGCCAATATGCGAGAAGGTGTATCCAAGCGATGCAAACTTCTTCCTCGCAAAGATGACTGATGCTCAAGCCATCTACGACTATCTCGTTGACCAAGGCATCATCGTTCGTAATAGGACTCGCATCAAACTTTGCAATAACTGCCTAAGAGTAACAATAGGCACACGCTCAGAAAATAGCGAGCTGATTGGTGCCCTGCGCCAATATAAATAGGACTCTGCTGAGCAGAAGCGGCTGTTCGTTGAAATAATTTGGATTAGTCGTTTTTGCTCACTACCTTTGCCAAAAACTAAAACAATATTATCATGCCATTAGAAGAAATCCTGTCAACATTTGACCCAATAACGCTGGCAGAGATGAGTAGCGTAAAACTCATGAACAGGACAGACACGAAGTTTGTCACCACCCTACCCATGCTTATGCGTCTGCTGGATATGGCTCAAGATGACTACTATGCACAGGAGATAGGCGGACAGCGTAACATGCTCTATGACACGACTTATTTTGACACTCGTTCATTCAGCATGTACCAAGAGCATCAGGCTGGTCATACCAATCGACAGAAGATACGCTTCAGAACTTATGTCAGTTCGAACCTACAGTTCATGGAGATAAAGACAAAGAACAATCATGGACGCACGAAGAAGAAGCGCATAGAAGTGGAAGACATGGACCTGAGCGACACTACGAAGCGTGAGTTCATAGACCAACATCTTCATTTCAACGTTGACGACCTCATCCCCCACATGCACAATTACTTTCATAGAATAACGCTTGTGAATAAGGCCAAGACAGAACGTCTCACTATTGATACGGCACTTGAATTCAATAATCTTCAGACTGACACCCATAAGGAAATGGGCAATCTTGTCATCATTGAGTTGAAGCGCGACGGACTCGTCTTCTCCCCTGTTTTGGAAATGCTGCGCAAACTGCGCATCCATCCTCACGGTTTCAGCAAGTACTGCATGGGAGCAGCCATGACTAACGACCAGTTACTCGTGAACCGTTTCAAGCCGAAACTGCACGATGTGGATAAAATATTAAGAACAAAAGAATAACAACTGAAATAAAAAAGTAAACTAAAAAATAAAACTATTATAACATGGACATCATTAGTATCTTTTCAAATGAATTCTGCGGAACGCTGATTCGTTTCTTCATCTGTATGGTAGTAAACTGGGGAATCATTCATTTCCTCTACTATCGCAAGAGCCATCGCAACGACTTCTACTTCACCTTCATGTTGATGACTGTTGCTATCTTCTTCCTCGTTTATTTCATGATGGGAATGGATCGCGGAAAAGCAACAATGGGTGTAGGTCTGGGATTGTTCGGCATCTTCTCAATCATGCGTTATCGCACAGACACCATGCCTGTAAGAGAGATGACCTATCTCTTCCTTATCGTCTGTCTGTCAGTAGTACACTCTATGGCTGAGAGTTTTGGAGAACTGTTGATAGTTGACGTGCTTACCATT from Prevotella sp. E13-27 carries:
- the hisG gene encoding ATP phosphoribosyltransferase, whose amino-acid sequence is MLRIAVQSKGRLFDDTMNLLSESDIKVGASKRTLLVSAQNFPLEVLYLRDDDIPQSVATGVADIGIVGENEFVERGAEAEIIRRLGFSKCRLSLAIPKAENYTGLSWFNGKKIATSYPVILKKFLADNNLNAEIHVITGSVEISPGIGLADAIFDIVSSGSTLVSNNLSEVEVVMKSEALLIGYPGMSEEKRQILDEMLFRFEAVRQAEDKKYVRMNAPKDRLEEIIDVLPGLKSPTVIPLADNNWCSVHTVLDEKRFWEIIGKLKELGAQGILVTPIEKMIL
- a CDS encoding DUF4956 domain-containing protein; this translates as MDIISIFSNEFCGTLIRFFICMVVNWGIIHFLYYRKSHRNDFYFTFMLMTVAIFFLVYFMMGMDRGKATMGVGLGLFGIFSIMRYRTDTMPVREMTYLFLIVCLSVVHSMAESFGELLIVDVLTIIAIIICEMRFKIHATKLIQYDRVELIKPEKREELIADLEARTGLKIIKIEVGGVDFLKDSVVLRVTYDSDQTSDVDNQFRVRKSQWREA
- the greA gene encoding transcription elongation factor GreA; this encodes MEYMSQEGYDKLVAELRQLETVDLPQVKDAISEARDKGDLSENFEYHAAKREQGRILGRIRFMQRVLENARVLDMSRVHTDCIQLLSRVEMTNLANNSRMTYTIASPHEANLREGKISVKSPIAEALLGKKAGDEVEVKVPAGTLRLRIESVSI
- the hisC gene encoding histidinol-phosphate transaminase, whose amino-acid sequence is MKPLEQLVRPNILSLAPYSSARNEYSGKKAHVFLDANENPYNSPLNRYPDPLQLELKELISEVKGVKAENIFLGNGSDEAIDLPYRCFCRPGKDNVVAIEPTYGMYKVCADINDVEYRPVLLDENFQFHADELLAACDDNTKLIWLCSPNNPTGNNLNIEEILKVINKFEGIVIVDEAYSDFSRQKSLRSELAKYPNLIVLNTMSKAWGSAAIRLGMAFASKEIIELFNKVKYPYNVNLLTQEAAMKILDNREDVSKWVSMLLQERAQLMEAFKQLPICEKVYPSDANFFLAKMTDAQAIYDYLVDQGIIVRNRTRIKLCNNCLRVTIGTRSENSELIGALRQYK
- the coaW gene encoding type II pantothenate kinase; translated protein: MGIIIGIDVGISTTKIVGLRDGKPTAPIRITAADPVTSLYGAFGKYLYDNNIALSEVEHVMLTGVGAGYVKNDVYGVATSRCDEFIADALGARYESNIDHAIVISMGTGTSFVMCKGNEMSHVGGIGIGGGTLQGLSRICLGTSDINQISELALQGNLKNVNLLIGDISAQPLPGLPMEATASIFARAKSDTSKEDVAAGIIGMVLQTIGSASVLAAQGTGCRDMVLIGNLTLLPQCKDIFPPLEKLYNVRFHIPKYSEFCTAIGAALAYNTSNVKLK
- a CDS encoding polyphosphate polymerase domain-containing protein; translated protein: MPLEEILSTFDPITLAEMSSVKLMNRTDTKFVTTLPMLMRLLDMAQDDYYAQEIGGQRNMLYDTTYFDTRSFSMYQEHQAGHTNRQKIRFRTYVSSNLQFMEIKTKNNHGRTKKKRIEVEDMDLSDTTKREFIDQHLHFNVDDLIPHMHNYFHRITLVNKAKTERLTIDTALEFNNLQTDTHKEMGNLVIIELKRDGLVFSPVLEMLRKLRIHPHGFSKYCMGAAMTNDQLLVNRFKPKLHDVDKILRTKE
- the hisD gene encoding histidinol dehydrogenase; translation: MNVIKYPGREDWASLTSRPHLDVSQLNSVVSGVLDDVRANGDKAVKAYELKFDHAQLDSLQVSEKEMKEARKLVSKDLEEAIRLAHYNIRLFHRSQRFNSKKVETGPGVKCWQKSVAIERVGLYIPGGTAPLFSTVLMLATPAKIAGCKEIVLCTPPNSEGKVNPAILLAAKTAGVSKIFKVGGVQAIGAMAFGTESIPKVFKIFGPGNQYVMAAKQQVSLHDVAIDMPAGPSEVCVIADESANVEFVAADLLSQAEHGADSQVLLITTSEKLVDDVQREIEKQLENLPRKEIAKKALENSRLVLVRDKQEAIDLSNMYAPEHLILQTSDYAELANKVINAGSVFLGKYACESAGDYASGTNHTLPTHGWATTYSGVNLDSFCRKITFQHLTETGVRHIGHAVELMAEAEMLDAHKNAMTVRLNSLK